One genomic segment of Hordeum vulgare subsp. vulgare chromosome 2H, MorexV3_pseudomolecules_assembly, whole genome shotgun sequence includes these proteins:
- the LOC123426348 gene encoding CSC1-like protein At4g02900 codes for MGSLNDIGVAAGINILSAVGFLLVFAVVRIQPINDRVYFPKWYLKGTRSSPRHIGTVLSKFVNANVSTYLRFLNWMPAALKMPEPELIEHAGLDSAVYVRIYLLGLKIFVPITMLAFAVLVPVNWTSATLGDDGEGLSYDEIDKLSISNLGPGSKRFWVHIGMAYVFTFWTFYVLYHEYKVITTMRLHFLANQNRRPDQFTVLVRNIPADPDETVGEHVEHFFAVNHREHYLSHQVVYNANALASLVEKKKGLQNWLVYYENQHAKNPEKELTIKTGLWGLWGEKVDAIEHYKTTIKELCKQEDEERQKVISDPKAIMPAAFVSFNCQWGAAVCAQTQQTSNPTVWLTEWAPEPRDVYWPNLAIPFVELSIRRLIMAVALFFLTFFFMIPIAVVQSAANLDDIERVLPFLKPIIERNGPRSVIQGFLPGIALKIFLIFLPTILMAMSKIEGHVSLSGLERRTASKYFLFIFVNVFLGSVVAGTAFQQLNRFINQPANKIPETIGESIPMKATFFITYIMVDGWAGIAAEVLRLKPLIMFHIKNTFLVRTEQDREQAMDPGSLEFGSTEPRIQLYFLLGLVYAVVSPIILPFIIVFFGLAYLVFRHQIINVYNQQYESGAQFWPDVHGRIVTALVISQVLLIGLLSTQEAEQSTVALLPLPVLTIWFRYVCKGRFEPAYIKFPLQEAMVKDTLQRANDPMLNLREYLKDAYVHPVFRSGDVYELLAMDEEENPHLVATKRRSRMTTPVDSKFNSSSGTNEGEFNRLRPG; via the exons ATGGGCTCCCTCAACGACATTGGTGTTGCCGCGGGAATAAACATATTATCTGCAGTGGGTTTTCTTCTCGTGTTCGCAGTTGTTAGGATACAACCTATTAATGATCGGGTATACTTTCCAAAATGGTACCTTAAAGGGACGAGAAGCAGCCCAAGACACATCGGAACTGTCCTCTCAAAATTTGTGAATGCCAATGTGTCAACATATCTTCGGTTTCTCAATTGGATGCCCGCGGCGCTGAAAATGCCAGAACCTGAATTAATTGAGCATGCAGGACTAGACTCCGCAGTATATGTCCGCATCTACCTTCTCGG CTTAAAAATATTTGTGCCAATTACTATGCTGGCTTTTGCTGTCCTAGTTCCTGTCAATTGGACTAGTGCAACTTTAGGAGATGATGGAGAAGGTCTAAGTTATGATGAAATTGACAAGCTTTCAATATCAAATCTTGGTCCAGGTTCAAAAAG GTTTTGGGTACACATTGGAATGGCCTATGTGTTTACCTTTTGGACATTCTACGTGTTGTATCATGAATATAAGGTTATAACAACTATGAGATTGCACTTTCTTGCGAATCAGAATCGTCGGCCCGACCAATTCACA GTACTTGTGAGAAATATACCAGCTGACCCAGACGAAACAGTTGGTGAGCATGTTGAGCACTTCTTTGCTGTGAATCATCGTGAGCATTATCTCAGTCACCAG GTTGTATACAACGCAAACGCCCTTGCCAGTTTGGTTGAGAAGAAGAAAGGTTTGCAAAACTGGCTGGTCTACTACGAAAACCAGCATGCTAAGAACCCTGAAAAGGAGCTGACTATTAAG ACAGGACTGTGGGGTCTTTGGGGGGAAAAGGTGGATGCAATAGAACACTACAAGACAACAATCAAGGAGCTATGTAAACAG GAGGATGAGGAGAGGCAGAAGGTGATTAGTGATCCTAAGGCTATAATGCCAGCAGCATTTGTGTCTTTCAATTGTCAGTGGGGGGCTGCTGTCTGTGCACAAACACAGCAGACCAGTAACCCAACGGTGTGGTTGACCGAGTGGGCTCCAGAACCTCGCGATGTTTACTGGCCTAACCTCGCGATCCCATTCGTCGAGCTCTCGATCAGGAGACTTATCATGGCTGTTGCGCTCTTTTTCCTGACATTTTTCTTCATGATCCCAATTGCAGTCGTACAATCCGCAGCCAATCTAGACGATATTGAGCGGGTGCTTCCTTTCTTGAAACCTATAATAGAGAG AAATGGTCCAAGATCAGTCATACAAGGTTTCTTGCCAGGAATCGCATTGAAAATCTTCCTTATATTTCTGCCAACAATTCTCATGGCCATGAGCAAAATTGAAGGCCACGTATCACTCTCTGGATTGGAGAGGAGGACAGCATCAAAATACTTCCTGTTTATTTTTGTCAACGTATTCTTGGGAAGTGTAGTAGCTGGGACAGCGTTCCAGCAGCTCAACCGTTTTATCAATCAGCCTGCTAACAA AATTCCAGAGACCATTGGAGAATCCATTCCCATGAAAGCGACttttttcatcacctacatcatggTGGATGGATGGGCAGGCATTGCCGCAGAAGTTCTTAGGTTGAAGCCATTGATCATGTTCCACATAAAGAACACATTCTTGGTCAGAACCGAGCAGGATCGCGAGCAGGCCATGGACCCTGGGAGCTTGGAGTTTGGAAGCACCGAACCGAGAATACAGCTCTACTTCCTCCTAGGGCTTGTATATGCTGTTGTGTCACCCATCATTCTTCCTTTCATCATAGTCTTCTTCGGCCTGGCCTATCTTGTTTTCAGACACCAG ATCATCAATGTGTATAACCAGCAATACGAGAGCGGCGCGCAGTTCTGGCCAGACGTACACGGACGAATCGTCACCGCGTTAGTCATATCGCAGGTCCTGCTGATAGGACTGCTGAGCACACAGGAAGCAGAGCAGTCCACTGtcgctcttcttcctcttcctgtgCTGACCATATGGTTCCGCTACGTCTGCAAGGGCCGGTTCGAGCCGGCATACATAAAATTCCCCTTGCAG GAGGCCATGGTGAAGGACACGCTGCAACGGGCAAACGACCCGATGCTGAACCTGAGAGAGTACCTCAAGGACGCATACGTGCACCCGGTCTTCCGCAGCGGTGACGTGTACGAGCTCTTGGCCATGGATGAAGAGGAGAACCCACACCTCGTCGCGACCAAGCGGCGGTCTCGGATGACCACACCGGTGGACAGCAAATTCAACTCCAGCTCTGGCACCAACGAAGGAGAGTTCAACCGGCTGCGACCTGGCTGA
- the LOC123426349 gene encoding probable inactive purple acid phosphatase 2 produces MHPKTPPLLLVLLFFAAGEAAGTTLTATPAKLTQSDQEITIRWSDLPSPDGLDHVAIYSPPSSSDRDFLGYIFLNGSASWRSGRGELTLPRLPNLRAPYQFRLFRWPAREYSYHHVDHDGNPLPHGHHRVALSGEVAFAGSAARPEQVHLAFADRADEMRVMFVCADAGKRAVRYGLEKEEEKGWTEVGTEVRTYEQKHMCDTPANDTVGWRDPGFVFDGLMNGLEPGRRYFYKVGSDLGGWSETYSFISRDSEANETIAFLFGDMGTYVPYNTYIRTQDESLSTVKWILRDIEALGDKPAFISHIGDISYARGYAWVWDHFFSQIEPIAANTPYHVCIGNHEYDWPSQPWKPSWSTYGKDGGGECGIPYSVKFRMPGDSVLPTGNGAPDTRNLYYSFDSGVVHFVYMSTETNFVQGSDQHNFLKADLEKVNRSRTPFVVFQGHRPMYTSSNEARDSAMRQQMVQHLEPLLVIYNVTLALWGHVHRYERFCPMKNSQCLNTSSSFVYPGAPVHVVIGMAGQDWQPIWQPRRDHPNVPIFPQPGISMYRGGEFGYTKLAANREKLTLMYVGNHDGQVHDMVEIFSGQTSTEASATEAVNQTKLSSGASAKLKISPIYLEIGGSVMFALMLGFALGFLLRKKREAAQWTPVKNEES; encoded by the exons ATGCACCCCAAAACCCCgcctctcctcctcgtcctcctcttcttcGCCGCCGGCGAGGCCGCGGGGACCACCCTCACGGCCACCCCGGCGAAGCTCACCCAATCCGACCAAGAAATCACGATCCGGTGGTCCGACCTCCCGTCCCCGGATGGCCTCGACCACGTGGCGATCTACTCCCCGCCGTCCTCCAGCGACCGCGACTTCCTAGGCTACATCTTCCTCAATGGCTCCGCCTCCTGGCGCAGCGGCCGCGGAGAGCTCACCCTCCCACGGCTCCCCAACCTGCGGGCGCCCTACCAGTTCCGCCTCTTCCGCTGGCCCGCCAGAGAGTACTCCTACCACCACGTCGACCACGACGGCAACCCGCTCCCCCACGGCCACCACCGCGTCGCCCTATCCGGCGAGGTCGCTTTCGCGGGCTCGGCCGCGCGGCCCGAGCAGGTGCACCTCGCGTTCGCCGATAGGGCCGACGAGATGCGGGTGATGTTCGTGTGCGCGGACGCCGGCAAGAGGGCCGTGAGGTACGGgcttgagaaggaggaggagaagggctgGACGGAAGTGGGCACGGAGGTGAGGACGTACGAGCAGAAGCACATGTGCGACACGCCGGCGAACGACACCGTAGGGTGGAGGGATCCGGGCTTCGTCTTCGATGGCCTCATGAATGGGTTGGAGCCCGGAAGGAGGTACTTTTACAAG GTCGGTAGTGACCTGGGAGGATGGAGCGAGACATACAGCTTTATTTCACGTGACAGTGAGGCCAATGAGACCATTGCTTTTCTCTTCGGTGATATGGGCACTTATGTACCATACAACACCTACATCCGCACACAAGATGAGAGCTTGTCAACGGTGAAGTGGATCCTCCGTGATATTGAAGCCCTTGGAGATAAGCCTGCATTTATTTCGCACATTGGGGACATCAGTTATGCCAGAGGCTATGCTTGGGTGTGGGATCATTTCTTCAGCCAGATTGAGCCTATTGCAGCCAATACTCCATACCATGTCTGCATAGGAAATCATGAGTATGATTGGCCTTCACAACCTTGGAAACCTTCATGGTCTACATATGGGAAGGATGGTGGAGGTGAATGTGGAATACCATACAGTGTCAAGTTCAGAATGCCTGGGGATTCTGTTCTACCTACTGGCAATGGAGCTCCGGACACACGGAATCTCTACTACTCTTTTGATTCAGGCGTCGTGCATTTTGTGTACATGTCGACTGAAACTAATTTCGTTCAGGGCAGCGACCAACACAATTTCCTAAAAGCTGATCTGGAGAAGGTGAACCGAAGCAGAACCCCATTTGTTGTGTTTCAGGGCCACCGGCCCATGTATACCTCGAGCAACGAAGCCAGGGATTCTGCCATGAGACAGCAGATGGTCCAGCATCTTGAACCGCTCTTGGTGATATACAATGTGACGCTTGCCCTGTGGGGACATGTCCATAGGTATGAGAGGTTCTGCCCCATGAAGAATTCACAGTGTCTGAACACATCATCAAGCTTCGTATACCCTGGTGCCCCTGTTCATGTTGTGATCGGGATGGCTGGACAAGATTGGCAACCGATCTGGCAACCAAGGCGTGATCATCCAAATGTTCCCATCTTTCCACAGCCTGGGATCTCCATGTACCGTGGTGGTGAGTTCGGGTACACAAAGCTCGCAGCTAACAGGGAGAAGCTAACGCTGATGTACGTTGGGAACCACGATGGACAAGTCCATGACATGGTGGAAATATTCTCTGGACAAACATCTACTGAAGCTAGCGCTACTGAGGCGGTCAATCAAACAAAGCTCAGCTCGGGAGCCAGCGCCAAGCTGAAGATTTCCCCAATATACTTGGAAATTGGAGGTAGTGTGATGTTTGCCCTAATGCTTGGTTTTGCCTTGGGATTTCTCCTCAGGAAGAAGAGAGAAGCTGCACAATGGACTCCGGTCAAGAACGAGGAATCCTAA